A genomic window from Gemmatimonadota bacterium includes:
- a CDS encoding ATP-dependent Clp protease proteolytic subunit produces MIFEDDVILEDEDKEEDGASKNGILNKGLIDARTILISDPVDHKLTAKVTAQLLFLDHEDPEEPIKIFINSPGGSVYDGFAIYDMIRFIRPRVKIISAGLSASAATVIMMAADKADRLALPNSRLMIHQPSMRFQGVAEDVRRTAEEVVKIKKKINEMYADETGQPLEKIEEDTDRDYWMSPDEAVEYGLISRVVNGFDEIGE; encoded by the coding sequence ATGATTTTTGAGGACGATGTGATCCTCGAGGATGAGGATAAAGAGGAAGACGGCGCGTCGAAGAACGGTATTTTGAACAAGGGACTGATAGATGCGCGTACGATTTTGATTTCCGATCCCGTGGATCACAAATTGACGGCTAAGGTGACGGCGCAGTTGCTGTTTTTGGATCATGAAGATCCAGAAGAACCGATTAAAATTTTTATTAATTCGCCCGGCGGTAGTGTGTACGATGGGTTTGCGATTTACGATATGATTCGGTTTATCCGCCCCAGAGTAAAAATTATCAGTGCGGGTCTGTCAGCCAGTGCGGCGACGGTGATTATGATGGCGGCAGATAAGGCAGATCGGCTGGCTTTGCCAAATTCTCGCCTTATGATTCATCAGCCCTCAATGCGGTTTCAAGGGGTGGCTGAAGATGTGCGACGCACGGCTGAGGAGGTCGTGAAGATTAAGAAGAAGATTAACGAGATGTATGCCGATGAGACCGGTCAGCCACTTGAAAAGATTGAGGAAGATACGGATCGAGATTATTGGATGAGTCCCGATGAGGCTGTGGAATACGGGTTGATCAGCCGGGTTGTGAATGGGTTTGATGAGATAGGTGAGTGA